A genome region from Chryseobacterium sp. G0186 includes the following:
- the kdpB gene encoding potassium-transporting ATPase subunit KdpB, producing the protein MKNQSQTLFQRDLVNEAIKQSFVKLNPKIMFKNPVMFLVEIGTVVMFIVSMFSLTGDKSQGSFSYNFFVFIILFFTVLFANFAEAIAEARGKAQADTLRKTREETPAKLVVDNKPGFQVETTLKMSAEMKLGDVFLCEAGDQIPMDGEIIEGLATIDESAITGESAPVIREAGGDKSSVTGGTKVLSDRIKVKVTTKPGESFLDKMIALVEGASRQKTPNEIALTILLAGFTLTFIIVTLTLKPFADYAQTPITIAAFISLFVCLIPTTIGGLLSAIGIAGMDRALRANVITKSGKAVETAGDIDVLLLDKTGTITIGNRKATHFHPVNGIKLEDFIKASALSSVADETPEGKSIIELSQLKSEDLLVPNPTYIDFTAETRTSGIDFEETRIRKGAYDTIKKLTEKTGNIFPQETQDAVTKIAENGGTPLVVAVNEKVWGVIELQDIIKTGIQERFQRLRKMGVKTVMVTGDNPLTAKFIAEKAGVDDFIAEAKPEDKMNYIKKEQQEGKLVAMMGDGTNDAPALAQADVGVAMNSGTQAAKEAGNMVDLDNDPTKLIEIVEIGKQLLMTRGTLTTFSIANDVAKYFAIIPALFITFIPSLQKLNIMNLHSPETAILSAVIFNAVIIPFLIPLALKGVAYKPIGASALLRRNLLIYGLGGVIVPFIGIKIIDLLISLFY; encoded by the coding sequence ATGAAAAATCAATCACAAACATTGTTTCAAAGAGATTTGGTAAACGAAGCCATTAAACAATCCTTCGTAAAGCTGAATCCGAAAATCATGTTTAAAAATCCAGTAATGTTTCTGGTGGAGATCGGAACAGTTGTTATGTTTATCGTAAGCATGTTCAGCTTAACTGGTGATAAAAGCCAGGGAAGTTTCTCTTATAATTTTTTCGTATTTATTATCTTATTTTTTACAGTTCTGTTTGCCAATTTTGCAGAAGCTATCGCAGAAGCCCGAGGAAAAGCACAGGCTGATACCCTGAGAAAAACCCGTGAAGAAACACCTGCTAAATTAGTTGTAGATAACAAACCTGGATTTCAGGTAGAAACAACTCTAAAAATGTCTGCAGAGATGAAGCTGGGCGATGTTTTCCTTTGTGAAGCCGGAGATCAGATCCCAATGGATGGTGAGATCATAGAGGGATTGGCAACCATTGATGAATCTGCCATTACCGGAGAAAGTGCCCCTGTAATTCGTGAAGCAGGTGGAGATAAAAGTTCAGTAACAGGAGGAACAAAAGTACTTTCAGACAGAATAAAGGTAAAGGTAACCACCAAGCCGGGAGAATCCTTTTTAGATAAGATGATTGCCCTTGTAGAAGGAGCTTCAAGACAGAAAACACCCAACGAAATCGCATTAACCATACTTTTGGCCGGTTTTACCCTTACATTTATTATTGTTACCCTCACTTTAAAGCCTTTTGCAGACTATGCGCAGACTCCGATTACCATTGCGGCATTTATTTCACTTTTCGTTTGTCTTATTCCGACTACGATCGGAGGTCTGCTTTCTGCAATTGGAATAGCAGGAATGGATAGAGCATTAAGAGCCAATGTCATTACCAAAAGTGGGAAAGCCGTAGAAACAGCAGGCGATATTGATGTTCTTTTGCTCGATAAAACAGGTACCATCACCATTGGGAACCGTAAAGCAACACATTTCCATCCTGTCAACGGAATTAAGCTTGAAGACTTTATTAAAGCTTCTGCATTAAGTTCTGTAGCAGATGAAACACCGGAGGGGAAATCAATTATAGAATTGAGCCAACTGAAATCAGAAGATTTATTGGTTCCAAATCCTACCTATATAGATTTTACAGCAGAAACAAGAACTTCAGGAATCGATTTTGAAGAGACAAGAATCAGAAAAGGAGCCTACGACACTATAAAAAAACTGACTGAAAAAACCGGGAATATCTTCCCACAGGAAACACAGGATGCTGTGACCAAAATTGCCGAAAACGGTGGAACACCTTTGGTAGTAGCTGTAAATGAGAAAGTATGGGGTGTAATCGAACTCCAGGATATCATTAAAACAGGAATCCAGGAACGTTTCCAAAGACTTAGAAAAATGGGAGTGAAAACGGTAATGGTAACCGGAGATAATCCATTAACTGCAAAATTTATTGCGGAAAAAGCAGGAGTAGATGATTTTATAGCTGAAGCCAAGCCTGAAGATAAAATGAACTACATCAAGAAAGAACAGCAGGAAGGAAAACTGGTAGCGATGATGGGAGACGGAACGAATGATGCTCCGGCCTTAGCCCAGGCAGATGTAGGAGTGGCCATGAATAGTGGAACACAAGCTGCAAAAGAGGCCGGTAATATGGTAGATCTTGATAATGATCCTACCAAACTGATTGAAATCGTAGAGATTGGAAAACAATTGCTGATGACCCGCGGAACCCTGACAACGTTCAGTATTGCCAATGATGTGGCGAAGTATTTTGCCATTATTCCGGCGCTGTTTATCACCTTTATCCCATCTCTTCAGAAGTTGAATATCATGAATCTTCACAGCCCGGAAACAGCCATCTTATCAGCGGTTATTTTCAATGCAGTGATTATTCCTTTTCTTATTCCGTTGGCTTTGAAAGGGGTTGCCTATAAGCCTATTGGTGCCAGTGCATTGTTGAGAAGAAACCTTTTGATCTATGGTTTAGGGGGGGTAATTGTTCCATTCATTGGGATCAAGATCATTGACTTACTGATTAGTTTATTCTATTAA
- the kdpC gene encoding K(+)-transporting ATPase subunit C, whose product MKNHIVSAFRLTLVMLIIVGIYLGIVYGGSKLLPTQGNAEIITHNGQKFYANIGQEFKSEKYFHGRPSSVNYNAAGSGGSNKGPSNKEYLEIVQKRIDTLRLQNPEMGNAKVPVELATASGSGLDPDISEEGALYQAKRIAKVRNLSEEQVNNLIKNQTEKPFLGLLGPSKLNVLKLNIALDQLK is encoded by the coding sequence ATGAAAAATCATATTGTTTCAGCATTCAGATTGACTCTCGTAATGTTGATAATTGTAGGGATCTATTTGGGTATTGTATATGGAGGTTCAAAACTTTTACCTACCCAGGGAAATGCAGAAATTATTACCCATAACGGTCAGAAGTTTTATGCTAATATTGGTCAGGAATTTAAATCTGAAAAATATTTCCATGGCCGACCTTCCTCTGTCAATTATAATGCAGCCGGAAGTGGTGGTAGCAATAAAGGTCCAAGTAATAAAGAATACCTGGAGATTGTACAGAAAAGAATAGACACTCTGAGACTGCAAAACCCTGAAATGGGAAATGCTAAAGTTCCTGTAGAACTCGCAACTGCAAGTGGAAGCGGTCTGGATCCCGATATTTCTGAGGAGGGAGCTTTATACCAGGCGAAAAGAATTGCAAAAGTGAGAAACCTTTCCGAGGAACAAGTCAATAATTTAATTAAAAATCAGACTGAGAAGCCGTTTTTAGGACTTCTTGGACCATCAAAACTCAATGTACTCAAGCTTAATATAGCTTTGGATCAACTTAAATAA
- a CDS encoding porin, with the protein MKKYLIIGLLLGVFFPKAQSSDSLKTGNKVTFSAYAELFYTYDFNEPGNHLRQNFLYSYNRHNELNLNLGLIKANYQSENLRANLALMGGTYAQDNMAAEQGALRYINEANIGIKISKNKDLWIDAGIMPSHIGWESAIGKDNINLTRSFAAENSPYFETGAKISYTSDNGKWFLSGLVLNGWQRIAKAEGNQSISFGHQVTYKPNAKITLNSSSFIGNDKAKNEKRMRYFHDLYGSFQLTEQFSALLGFDIGAEQKSKGSEQYNIWYSPNVQMKYQLDNKWALAGRLEYYNDKNGVIISTGTPNGFQTFGYSLNVDYAILKNVVFRTEARGFTSKDAIFVKNDGLKQGNFFITTSLAAWF; encoded by the coding sequence GTGAAAAAATATCTAATTATAGGATTGTTACTGGGAGTTTTTTTCCCAAAAGCACAATCATCAGACTCATTAAAAACAGGAAATAAGGTTACATTTTCTGCCTATGCAGAACTTTTTTATACCTATGATTTTAATGAACCTGGAAATCATCTTCGTCAGAATTTTTTATATTCATACAACAGACATAATGAGCTTAATCTTAATTTAGGACTTATCAAAGCAAATTATCAGAGTGAGAATCTTCGTGCCAACCTTGCCTTAATGGGCGGAACCTATGCACAGGACAATATGGCGGCCGAGCAAGGCGCCTTGCGTTACATCAACGAAGCCAATATTGGAATCAAAATATCAAAGAATAAAGATCTATGGATTGATGCAGGGATTATGCCTTCTCATATTGGTTGGGAAAGTGCCATTGGAAAGGATAATATTAACCTGACAAGAAGTTTTGCCGCTGAAAACTCTCCCTATTTTGAAACCGGAGCCAAGATTTCTTATACTTCAGACAACGGAAAATGGTTTTTGAGCGGTTTGGTACTCAACGGTTGGCAGCGTATTGCTAAAGCGGAGGGGAATCAAAGTATTTCTTTTGGACATCAGGTGACTTATAAGCCTAATGCTAAAATTACCCTGAACAGCAGTTCATTTATTGGAAATGATAAAGCTAAGAATGAAAAAAGAATGCGTTATTTCCATGATCTGTATGGAAGTTTTCAACTGACAGAGCAGTTTTCAGCATTGCTGGGATTTGATATTGGAGCCGAACAGAAATCAAAAGGAAGTGAGCAGTACAATATCTGGTACAGCCCCAATGTACAGATGAAATATCAGCTTGATAATAAATGGGCACTGGCAGGAAGACTGGAATATTATAATGATAAAAATGGAGTAATTATCAGTACAGGAACGCCTAATGGATTTCAAACCTTTGGATATTCTCTGAATGTAGATTATGCTATCTTGAAAAATGTTGTTTTCCGTACAGAAGCGAGAGGATTTACTTCTAAAGATGCCATTTTTGTGAAAAATGACGGACTTAAACAAGGAAACTTTTTTATTACAACGAGCTTAGCAGCTTGGTTTTAA
- a CDS encoding sensor protein KdpD gives MSSAKHFLELIQKSRKGKFKIYIGMSAGVGKTFRMLQEAHSLLRNGIDVKVGYIETHDREETVALMEGLPEIERKSVFYKGKNLEEMDLQAIINEHPEVVLVDELAHTNVEGSKNKKRWQDVLEILDNGINVISAMNIQHIESLNEEVKKITGVEVAERVPDKILALADEVVNIDLTADELLTRLKEGKIYKKEKIQTALSNFFQSGHILQLRELALKEVATHVERKVEAEIKTENFKPIKFLACISSNEKIAKTIIRKTARLASYYNSPWIVLYIQKPSENPEKIALDKQRFLINNFNLAQELGAKVVRIKESSVHNGILEFVIAHNITTVCIGKPHAKLWQRLFGYSWIYTLMNRLNERQVDIIILS, from the coding sequence ATGTCATCAGCAAAACATTTTTTAGAACTGATCCAGAAGTCCCGGAAAGGGAAATTCAAGATCTATATCGGAATGAGTGCAGGAGTCGGGAAAACATTCCGTATGCTTCAGGAAGCTCATTCCCTTTTACGAAACGGCATTGATGTAAAAGTAGGGTATATAGAAACCCATGACCGCGAAGAAACAGTGGCTCTTATGGAAGGTCTTCCGGAAATAGAAAGAAAATCGGTCTTTTATAAAGGAAAAAACCTGGAGGAAATGGATCTTCAGGCTATTATCAATGAACATCCGGAAGTTGTTCTGGTAGATGAATTAGCTCATACCAATGTAGAAGGTTCCAAAAATAAAAAAAGGTGGCAGGATGTTCTTGAAATTTTGGATAACGGAATCAATGTTATCAGTGCCATGAATATTCAGCATATTGAAAGCCTGAATGAAGAAGTAAAAAAAATAACAGGAGTTGAAGTTGCCGAAAGGGTTCCTGATAAAATCTTAGCATTGGCTGATGAAGTAGTCAATATTGACCTTACTGCCGATGAGCTGCTAACCCGATTGAAAGAAGGGAAAATCTATAAAAAAGAAAAAATTCAGACAGCACTCAGTAATTTTTTCCAGAGTGGACATATCCTGCAGCTTCGGGAGCTTGCTTTAAAAGAAGTGGCAACCCATGTGGAGAGAAAAGTAGAAGCCGAAATTAAGACTGAGAATTTTAAACCCATAAAATTTCTGGCCTGTATCAGCAGTAACGAGAAGATTGCTAAAACCATTATTCGTAAAACAGCGAGGTTAGCGAGCTATTACAATAGTCCGTGGATTGTTTTATATATTCAGAAACCATCTGAAAACCCAGAAAAAATAGCACTCGATAAACAACGGTTTTTGATTAATAATTTTAATTTAGCACAAGAATTGGGAGCTAAGGTGGTCAGAATAAAAGAAAGCAGTGTTCATAACGGGATTCTTGAATTTGTGATTGCCCATAATATCACGACGGTTTGTATCGGAAAACCCCATGCAAAACTTTGGCAGCGCCTGTTCGGGTACAGCTGGATCTATACATTGATGAACAGACTGAATGAAAGGCAGGTAGATATTATTATTTTATCTTAA